A DNA window from Haliovirga abyssi contains the following coding sequences:
- a CDS encoding class I SAM-dependent methyltransferase has protein sequence MNKLQQYYEKYSESNRLEKDKTSKIEFLTNIEYLNKYIKKGKLLDVGAGSGIYSSYYDEKEIEVTAIDVVQSHVNFMKEKFVDKNINVKLGSALDLSEFKENSFEFVLCLGPIYHLRDKEERIKCIKECNKVLKKGGILAVAYINKMHIIPRYLGIHNEIIEKDVIEYFLKTGNFSSEVKDEFLKVSHFDYPEEIENLIVNEGNEVIEHIASDSIWKLTKNEINNLTELEFELLLKYHLETCNQKNSLGLSNHGLIISKKIS, from the coding sequence ATGAATAAATTGCAGCAATATTATGAAAAATATAGTGAATCAAATAGACTAGAGAAGGATAAAACATCAAAGATTGAATTTCTTACTAACATTGAGTATTTGAATAAGTACATAAAAAAAGGAAAACTTTTAGATGTTGGTGCTGGAAGCGGAATTTATTCTTCTTATTATGATGAAAAAGAAATTGAAGTAACAGCAATAGATGTTGTTCAGTCCCATGTAAATTTTATGAAAGAAAAGTTTGTGGATAAAAATATTAATGTGAAACTAGGGAGTGCTTTAGATTTATCTGAATTTAAAGAAAATTCTTTTGAATTTGTATTGTGTTTAGGTCCTATTTATCATTTAAGAGATAAAGAAGAAAGAATTAAATGTATAAAAGAATGTAATAAAGTTCTAAAAAAAGGTGGTATTCTTGCAGTTGCTTATATAAATAAAATGCATATAATTCCACGTTATTTAGGAATTCATAATGAAATAATAGAGAAAGACGTTATTGAATACTTTTTAAAGACAGGTAACTTTTCATCTGAAGTAAAAGATGAATTTTTGAAGGTTTCTCATTTTGATTATCCGGAAGAAATAGAAAATTTGATTGTTAATGAAGGAAATGAAGTTATTGAACACATTGCATCGGACAGTATTTGGAAATTAACTAAAAATGAAATTAATAATCTAACTGAATTGGAGTTTGAATTGCTATTAAAATATCATTTAGAAACATGTAATCAAAAAAATTCATTGGGATTGAGTAATCATGGGTTGATTATTTCAAAAAAAATTAGTTAA